The proteins below are encoded in one region of Salvelinus alpinus chromosome 27, SLU_Salpinus.1, whole genome shotgun sequence:
- the LOC139556582 gene encoding small ribosomal subunit protein uS14: protein MGHQQLYWSHPRKFGQGSRSCRVCSNRHGLIRKYGLNMCRQCFRQYANDIGFVKLD, encoded by the exons ATGGGTCATCAGCAGCTCTATTGGAGTCATCCTAGAAAATTCGGTCAGGGATCCCGATCCTG CCGGGTATGCTCGAACAGACACGGTTTGATCCGTAAATACGGGCTCAACATGTGCCGCCAGTGCTTCAGGCAGTACGCGAACGACATCGGCTTTGTTAAG CTGGACTAA
- the LOC139556581 gene encoding alpha-1,6-mannosyl-glycoprotein 2-beta-N-acetylglucosaminyltransferase-like → MRFRIYKRKVVILTLVVVVCGLAFWTSGKQKKSSGVVVPKEADGARRSSSSQVQPQATPAVSRIPIVPPIAPVAPANDTQLENHPKKQLEKEKTVKPDVDNTTLVYRGIVFQLNFDQTVRHEERFRAVRKKDDLVVVVQVHNRPDYLRLLVESLRKARGVESILLIFSHDFWSPEINQVVASVDFCQVLQIFFPFSIQLYPQEFPGHDPRDCPRDIPKMDALKLGCINAEYPDSFGHYREAKFSQTKHHWWWKLHFVWDRVRALKDHRGLVLLIEEDHFLSPDFLHLLKLMSILKRENCPDCDILSLGSYGHISYASKSNKVEVKAWKSTEHNMGMALSRETYQKLLQCTDSFCTYDDYNWDWSLQHLTVTCLPSYWKVMVSEAPRVFHAGDCGMHHKKSVCMPSSQKSKIENILQSSSNQLFPKNLLITKRLPANGAGGVAPHVKNGGWGDIRDHELCKSYLRLQ, encoded by the exons ATGAGATTCCGAATCTACAAGAGGAAG GTGGTAATACTGacgctggtggtggtggtgtgtggctTAGCCTTCTGGACCAGTGGGAAGCAGAAGAAGAGCAGTGGAGTGGTGGTCCCCAAAGAGGCTGATGGAGCGAGGAGAAGCAGCAGTAGTCAGGTGCAGCCACAGGCCACACCTGCAGTCAGTCGGATACCCATCGTACCGCCAATCGCACCTGTAGCACCTGCCAACGATACCCAGCTGGAGAACCACCCCAAAAAACAACTGGAGAAGGAGAAAACGGTAAAACCGGATGTGGACAACACTACCCTCGTCTACCGTGGCATCGTGTTCCAGCTCAACTTTGACCAGACGGTGAGGCACGAGGAGAGGTTCAGAGCAGTGAGGAAGAAGGAtgatctggtggtggtggtacaggtgCACAACAGACCTGACTACCTGAGGCTGCTGGTGGAGAGTCTGAGGAAGGCCCGGGGCGTGGAGAGCATCCTGCTCATCTTCAGCCATGACTTCTGGTCCCCCGAGATCAACCAAGTGGTGGCCTCGGTTGACTTCTGCCAGGTCCTCCAGATCTTCTTCCCCTTCAGCATCCAGCTGTACCCCCAGGAGTTCCCGGGCCACGACCCCAGGGACTGCCCCAGAGACATTCCCAAAATGGATGCCTTAAAGCTGGGTTGCATCAACGCAGAGTACCCCGACTCATTCGGCCACTACCGCGAGGCCAAGTTTTCCCAGACCAAGCACCACTGGTGGTGGAAGCTGCACTTTGTGTGGGACAGGGTCCGGGCGCTGAAGGACCACCGGGGCTTGGTGCTTCTTATCGAGGAGGACCACTTCCTCTCCCCGgacttcctccacctcctcaagCTGATGTCGATCCTGAAGAGGGAGAATTGCCCAGACTGTGACATCCTGTCTCTGGGGAGCTATGGCCACATCAGCTACGCTAGCAAATCCAACAAGGTGGAGGTGAAAGCCTGGAAGTCCACCGAGCACAACATGGGCATGGCTCTGAGCAGGGAGACCTACCAGAAGCTCCTCCAATGCACTGATTCCTTCTGCACCTACGACGACTACAACTGGGATTGGTCCTTGCAGCACCTGACCGTGACCTGTTTGCCCTCCTACTGGAAGGTCATGGTGAGCGAGGCGCCCCGTGTCTTCCACGCCGGGGACTGCGGAATGCACCACAAGAAGTCTGTGTGCATGCCATCCAGCCAAAAGTCCAAGATAGAGAACATCCTTCAGAGCAGCAGCAATCAGCTGTTCCCCAAGAACTTGCTGATCACTAAGAGACTGCCAGCTAACGGGGCAGGGGGGGTGGCGCCCCATGTGAAGAACGGGGGCTGGGGGGACATTAGGGACCATGAACTCTGCAAGAGCTACCTTCGATTACAGTGa